A region of Capra hircus breed San Clemente chromosome 11, ASM170441v1, whole genome shotgun sequence DNA encodes the following proteins:
- the MSGN1 gene encoding mesogenin-1 translates to MDNLRETFLSLEDGLGSSDSPGLLSSWDWKDRAGSFELTQASPSQSLSPAPSLESYSSSPCQAVAGLACGHGGANGRGGDDCSGLGTSGLAEVDYDMLAFPPAYLQSGTKAQKGTKVRMSVQRRRKASEREKLRMRTLADALHTLRNYLPPVYSQRGQPLTKIQTLKYTIKYIGELTDLLNNGREPRPQSA, encoded by the coding sequence ATGGACAACCTGCGAGAGACCTTCCTCAGCCTGGAAGATGGCTTGGGTTCCTCCGACAGCCCTGGCCTGCTGTCCTCCTGGGACTGGAAAGACAGGGCGGGGTCCTTTGAGCTGACCCAGGCCTCTCCCTCCCAGAGCCTCTCCCCAGCTCCATCCCTGGAGTCCTATTCTTCCTCTCCCTGTCAGGCTGTGGCCGGGCTCGCCTGTGGGCATGGAGGTGCCAATGGCCGGGGTGGTGATGACTGCAGCGGCCTTGGGACCAGCGGCCTGGCGGAGGTGGACTACGACATGTTGGCTTTCCCGCCTGCCTACCTGCAGAGTGGCACCAAGGCCCAGAAGGGCACCAAGGTCAGGATGTCTGTCCAGCGGAGACGGAAGGCCAGCGAGAGGGAGAAGCTTCGGATGAGGACCTTGGCTGATGCCCTGCATACCCTCCGGAATTATCTGCCCCCTGTCTACAGTCAGAGGGGCCAGCCACTCACCAAGATCCAGACGCTGAAGTACACCATCAAGTATATCGGAGAGCTCACAGACCTTCTCAACAATGGCCGAGAGCCCCGGCCCCAAAGCGCTTGA